In Gadus chalcogrammus isolate NIFS_2021 chromosome 1, NIFS_Gcha_1.0, whole genome shotgun sequence, the sequence TTTTATGGGGACAGTGCACGTCTCACCGGCAATGTAGCTCTTCACTTACAGTACCGCTTCACAGACACATTTTCCTCTTCACCCAACCTCCGCCATTATGAATGTGACGTACGcgttctcctccagcaccactgCAACACGCTCCTGTCACTCTGTTTACATGCGAGATCATCCACGCCCCCTAGCGGGCGAGCCATGGTCAGGCTCTGAGGTGGAGCGATGAAAACGAAACTGGTAAAGCACAGCTCTTCAGTTGTCGGGAATGAGTGGACATATCCAGTTTCGATTTTCTATGAATGCGTTATTAGTGTGGTTTCAAAGCAAGCCCAGCcactgttatgtttttgttgttattccGCCTAACTTTCAGTAATTGAAAAAATGATGGCAGGTATAAAAACCAGGCCCATTGCAGAGAATTGCACTTAAATCAATAAGTGCAGTGCGCTACTTCTACGGTTTTTACAATttctatactttttttttaattcatatttataattttgttTAACATGATTTTCTGGCAAAAACCCTAAAGTGAAACAATCAAAACCTGAGCACCTCAGAAATGTCATTTAAATATGTAGACCGGAAGTAAGGAGGTCTCCAAAACGTGTTGTACCACGGTGACCACAGGGGGCGCTACAGATCGCGGTCTAACCTATACTGCCGCGCCACCGTTTCATTGTATGATATGCTGGATCATTTTGTCTCAAGGACTCATAATGCCCGCCTGAAGAGTTTTTTCTTTACTGTGAGAGTATTGGAAAACCTTGAAAAAATCCTGAAAACCACACAAATTGAATTTTGTGTACATCTTATATTAGGGGTCAACATCCTTCAAAGCTGTATGTGCTTGGTCTATATCAGTTTGTCTTACaatcatgtatttgtgtgtttacacaACCAATAGAGGCAATAAGTAGGCTATGTCATTATCAAATggttacatttattaaaacataccACGTACCACATCCTACTGTgtatcccctccccccaccatgcAATCAATTATAATTATTACGATAAGGAATAAGGTCAACATAGATATGTATCTGGGGAAAGTAAATCATAATCTAaccttacatttttttattcaagTGGTGTATGCCTTTTCATAAAATTATAGAAAAATATCtacataaaaacaaaagaaagtaTGTCATAATTAGACTGACTATCATTAACAGACAGCATTATTCACCAGTGGTCATATCATCCCATCACAGGATTTTGTGTTGCTCCAATTCCTAGGGACCAACCATACTGCCCCTGCCATAGACATCATACTCTTTATAGAGAAGATAATCCCTCAgcctgggagggagaggaagatagCTGATGAAGACGGGGGATCTCAGTCGCAGTTGGCTCAGATATCCTCTTATCCTCAGTCGACAAAGGTGTTTCAGGCCTCTTGGGTTTCCTGCAATGCATTTTCAGATTAAAGTTCAAACAGCCTTTTTAATAACCCTTTTAATGACGCAGGTTCATGTGAATGACCCGAAAAAAGGATCTTAAAATGGAAGACAAAGGTTTCCCTCACTCTGCATGTGACAGATCTCTTCCCATTGTTTCTGCTCCTGCAATGTGTCCCTGAGCTTTGTGCAGAACGACACATGGTCCGTGTACTCCAGCATCATACGCACCACCTGGCCCGCGAGCTGCTTGAGCCAGTGAACCGTTATAACCTCACAGAACTGGACccgaaacaacaacaaacaggacgcagacaaagagacacacacagggctgaGGAACAAAGCACTAAAGCGGTCTGCAAATAAACGTAGTCTCGGCTTTCATCTCACCATCATGTCTTTGACGACCGAAGAGGAAGTCCACGGCGTGTAGTCATGGGAACCGCCGCCGTAGGGACAGTCGAAGCAGCGCTTCACGTCGTAGCCGTGGTTCAGGATCATCCGCAGCATCACCTCGTCCTTCAGCGCGTACTGCACCGCCGAGGGGAAGTGGGTGCTGTTGACGCGGGAGTAGTAGTTGACGTTGGCCCCGGCCTTCAGCAGGGCGTTGATCATCTCGTAGTTGCCCTGCCTCAGGGCCACCTGCAGGCAGCTGACGGGGTCCTGGTTCACCATGGCACCGGCCTCCAGCAGCTGCCGCGCGCACTGCAAGTCGTTGTTGGCCACGGCGAAGTACAGGGCGGAGCGCCGCTCGTCGTCATAGTTACGGCGCACCCGCTGGTGCAGCATGGTGTTGGGGTCGTGGCCCGCGCGGAGCAGCGCCTCGATGCACAGGGCGtggccccccgccgccgcagAGTGGAGGGGACTCATACCGCTCTCCTTCACCGCCTCCATCTTGGTCACCGGGATGAGCTGCTCCAGTGCACTGAGACCCACAGAGAGGGCATTTTGTGTGGGACAGCGTTATGACTCGTACATCATACGTGTGTATGGGGGAAAACTAGACGGTAATGGTTCATTTCTCACAGTATGTGTCCATGGTAGGCTGTCCGATGGATGGGCAGGTGTCCGCTGTCCAGGGCTATGTTGGCGTCTGCTCCGTGGTCCAGGAGTGTGGAGACTATGTCGGGGTTCCCAGAGGCTGCGGCATCGAACAGGACGGTGCCGAACTCCGACTCAGATCCGTAGTTCACATGGGCTCCTttaaacgcagacacacacacacacacacacactcacacacacacacacacacacacacacacacacacgcacgcacgcacgcacgcacgcacgcacgcacgcacgctcacatacacacacacacacacacacacacacacacacacacacacacatacacacacgcacgcacgcacacacacacacacacaaacagtgataCACACATGAAAACTCATGTTGTGCATAATTTGTTGGAGGACTGTATTATGTGTTTAAGTGAAAACGAATTTGACATTACACATGACTACCTTTCTGGAGAAGGATCTCCACTACATTCAGGTGTCCGTTCTGCACGGCCAAAGCCAGTGGAGTTTTCCTCTTGATGTCAAATGCATTGGGGTTAGCACCAGACTCCAGGAGCAAATGCACAAAGTTCTCAAGCCCCAAGAAGGCCGACTCGTGCAGCGCCGTCCGTTCCAGGGGTCCCGTTTGGTCCACGTTAGCGTTGTAGCGTAGCAGCAGTGTGGCCAAGTCGTACTGATCATTTAGAATAGCTGATAATAAGACCCAATAAGGATCAGAAATCAGTGCATAAACCTGCTGCTTTTCAGCCCTTGTATAGACTTAACTGTGCATAGAAACATACAAACCTCACCTGCCACTAAAGGAGAGTCCTGTTCATCGTTCTGGAGGTCTGGGTCGCACCCATTCTGGATCAGAAAGGTAGCGTTGCCCCGAAGGCCGTACACCACTGCCAGGAACAGTGGTGTCTCACCTTTAAGTGTCCGACACTGGCAAGCTCCCTGAGAGGATCCTGCCAGCAAAGCACCAAACAATGGATCAATCTGTCCTGTAAGTGAATCCAGCTGAATGGAATACATCAGGGCCATGATAGCCCGTACCTGAGAAGATAACCTCCAGTATTTCTCGACTTCCCTGCACTGCAGCCTCATGCAGAGGGATCCACCCTCGCTCGTCCACTTTCGACAGAGCTTTGGGCTGTATTGTCAGTCTCTTCAGTGCTTCCTCATCGCCTATGGACAGACGTATGAGGGTGGCATTGATTTCAGAAGGGTAATACGATAGTAACGACTGGAAATTAATCAATGACATTTGAGTCATTCATGGGTGTGTCAAGTTTGAGATTACCTTCCTTAATTGCTCTGAAGAGTTCCTCCGGATCTTCACTGACTTTCAGATCactggagggacacacacatcagaaaGAACATATTGAGTAGATGAACAAGGCTATGCACAATGTAGAATATAAGGTATTTGTGTGGACGATTTGGAGGTTTACCCGGGACTCAAGCCCTTGAGTTTTCTATATTGAATCAGACTCTGTTCGATAATGTACTGCGTCGCCTCGTCTTCATCCAAGTCCGAGTCGTAGTTatcgtcatgttttttttctctgttcatCTATAATCCTTCAGAATGTCTTCCGATGTCAAATTTAGACTGACAGTAGAGATGGCAGTTAAACACTATCCTCGAGACCGTGAGCTGTTTTATAACATTCCAGTAAGACACACAAAACCAGtaagacacacatagacagaacATCTGAACACAGTGGAGGTCCTGCTGTAGTTGTTCCAATTATTGTTGTTGACTCGTTAAAATGATGTATACAATTTaagaaaaatatacatttgATCTTAATCTATTAGCACTCCAACTGTAGACAGTATTGTGAgacattttgcattattattttttaaatatagaaTATTCTTATTGTTGTATGATATTCTGTAGCACTTGTTTAGCCATCTGAAGGCATGGCTGCCTCCCGCCATCTAGTAAACTACATTGCTGGTGTCATGTAACATTACTTTTGCATAATGCAAACCCAAGTTAACATCGAGAGAGTAATAACAAAAGACGTTAAAATGGCACAGAATGAGACAACATTCTATTATATTTATGTCAAGTGTCATGAAAATTCATACATTTCCAAGATAAATATAAGTATTCGACAGCATGAAATTCAAACTACGATGCCCATATGTTGTTCAATGCATAATACATTGCTcaattaatacattttatattgttgtgttTACCTTCAGTCCGCAGGCTCTGTGCTTTCGGTCTCTCTGACAACAGAAGAACCAATGGACTTCACAAGTCAGAAACATacctatgtataaatatataacacCACAACTATAAATACATCAGGACTGGGCCAAGGCAGCCAGACTCTGCATTTGACCTACTCAATACTGCAGCTACTATTGCAATGACATGCATGTTCATTTTTAACACAGGAAGGACACCCAATGGCCAAACATGGGATTTCGTGCTCAGAACCTGCATTTTGTAATTCAGTGTTGCCAATTCATGTTCATGAATGTGAATCCATTAAAATAATGTGGTTAGTCCTCCTGTATAAATGGACAATACCACTTTTTAATGAATACTATTGTATAacatgcccactgggcgccttccttgggaggtgtttcaggcacgtccagtggggaggagacctcggggaagacccaggactaggtggagagattatatctcaacactggcctgggaacgcctcgggatccccccgtcagagctggtcaatgtggcccgggaaagggaagtctggggccccctgcttgagctgctccccccgcgacccgaccccggataagcggatgacgatgaggatgaggatgaggaacaTTTGGTCATGATTAAACATGCATaaatttgtgtttatatgttgtTGGGTTTTTTTGCATCTAGAAAGCTTTATGAACACAAATGAATTCCAAAAATTAAAACCAAAATACGTTTATTGAATTTATGAATTCATGATTTAAATGATGATTCAATGATATGATGACACGTAAATAAATGATATACAAATTGGTATAGATATATGTATTCAGTTTTAATTGCACATAATAAACCTGAGTGTATTCTCAGGTGTCAGTCATCCAGCTGACAGAGCATGGCTACGCCCCGTTTGATCCAGTGCTGCGGCTGCTTGCTCGTGGGCAGCGTCATGGTGATCACAAAGTTGGTTGAGTGTCCCGTGGTGGACAGCGTTCCCTTCCTTTCACTGGTCTTGTACAGGGGGCACACGTACAGCTTCTGGGAGGGTTGAACGCTGTTCCTCTCCGCTGGATGGAGAAAGAggaaagcaagaaagaaagagacggGATTGATTGAGGAAGGCAGCTCAAACTCGTGGTAACAGGATTTTTTTGTCTAATTCCGTTGAGAGCTAGCCCAGGGGCCTCTAGCGCCATGCTTACTGGGTTTGATCCAGATGATGGGCATCGAGTCAAACAGGACTTTGGGCTTCTGCTCCGCGATCACCCCACTGATGGAGAGGAGACAAACTTTAAgataataaattactttttaGTTGAATACAACGGGCTGAGCGATAATGATTTTAACCTGTTTCTATCCCAGCGAGCACCGTCCAGGAACAGCCCATGGATATAAACGCCGTCCTCAGGAGCTTGCTCTGACACATCAAGTGTGAGAACCTGTAGGAAAAAAACTGATAATGTACATGGAAAACCAAACTACCAAACTACAAATGACAAAATGACATCACAATTGATATTCAGTATTAGTGTTCCGGACCTCAAACTCAAAGACCAGCATGTCAATGGGGATGCGATACTTCCTGGCGTAGTTCTGCATGGCCCCTGTCAGGAAGGCCTGGGTGAAGAAGAAGCCGGTCAGCCAGAACACGTGAGGCTTGCTGCTGTTGAACCAATCCtgagggaggcaggggaggaaTGGTGATACGAATCAGAAAACAACTGTGAAAGACTGATAAAGGCAACCTGTGATAAGTCATCTGGGATAAGGTCACATCAATCAGTAGAACAAACTTcattaaacaaaaaacaatgaaaagAATAAAGTCTTCTGAATGGGCTTCATCGGTCAGACTCACGTTCAGGAATTTGAGTCTGGTGAGGAAATCGGTGATGTAGCTGCCCAGGGGTTTGAGGCTTGGGTACGAGCGCATAGCCCACTTCTCTGGCACCTTGCCCACCAAAAGACTGCCAGCGACGGcctccaactctgcatccatcACCACCAGACCCTTAATGGCTTTCAGCAGGTTTTGAATGCTCACGCGGATTGTTGTACACAGCCTAGCAGAGGGGAAACAGATGAACACAAAACACTAGATAAGATATTGCTTGTAGATGCTGGATACCACACTATACTATAGGTTAGTGTACATACGTGTTGTACCGCTCCATCTCCTGGACCAGCACAGTGTTCATGCTCTCCTCATAGAGGACTGGGAATTTTAAAAGTGCTTCCTCAATGTCGAAATCGTCTGGGAGCTAATAGAAAGGAGCAGAAATAAGTTAACAGAGGCAATGTTAGCAAAAAGAGGCTTTGTTCAATTTAAAGATCAGGTAGCCAATAAATAGCCGCAGTAATAAATTACTGTTTTACTTGAATGAAAGGATAAACCTACTACAATACTAAAACATTCAACATATTAGTCATGTTATTTTGATTTTATCCTATGATTGACTGGATAAGGATTCAAGTAAAGTATATATAGTGCCACAACCAGTGGATGGATACTTCAGGTCCAACCTGATTAGAAATGGCCCGATGGATTCAGTGTTTGGAGGAGCATTCGGCACAGTCTGGTACGTATACCTTGGTCAGGATGTCATTGGCTATTTCGTACAGGACGCTGTCTCCCCCGGAGCTACTTCCTCCTTTAACCCCACCTCCCAGGGTGAGCAGCAGCGAATCAAACAGCAGCTTGGTCTGCTGCAGATCCTTAGAGATGTCCACATTTTCATGCATCCCAAATATCTCAGGGCTCTGGATGAGCGGTAGTTTCTAGAAGACACAGACAAACTGCTTAAATAGGCGGAACCTAAAGCTAGTTGACTCAAATACTTTGACCAGCCTGAGTCTTACACATCCTATCACCTTAATAAACTCCAGATAGTCCTCATAGATGGACTTAGATGGGGCATAGTATTTGCCGCTGGGAGAGAAGGTGTAGCGGGGTTTCACAACGATGTCCTGGTTGTAGAAGTCGGCCAGGATGGTCATAAGGAGCCTTCTGTCCCAGTCGTCCGTCACGCGGCCGCCGTAGTTACACTCCCCGGTCAGGTAGGTGATGGCCTCGAACGGCACCTCCTCGTATCCCGTTACAAACAACTGGGAGCGGACAGGAGGAGAATGGTAAACTTGGGAACAACGACGGGAACATACTGGCTCATGGACTTGAAGTGTGTCGCTTTATGAAGCAAAGCTGGGAAAGTCAATTATTATGGGGAAATTATAGGTATTCATCTATTAATTGATTAATcttatgcttttgtgtgttctACTGTGCTTCAAAAATGCAGTCACAATACCACTTTAAGGGATCGAAATGAAAAAGATATTTACATTGATGTAAAGTATATCAGAATAACCTCAGACAgcatacacgcatgcatgcatgcatacatgcatgcatgcaaacatgcatacatacatatgatGATACCATTGCTAATAATATGATAACTCTGCTTTAGTTAAATATCAGGCCTTATTTGCTAAATACCTGTAACTGTCTGATGCTTATCCGCAGGTCTGACTCATTGAAGCCGTAAGGGATATTCCATCCCAGAGGACCAAACTTCTTCCTCTCTTGTACAAGCGCGTGAAAGAAACACACGCCATACAATAGCTTCTCCCAGATCTGCAGGAACATCCAACCCAAAATGAACAAGCAAGAATGAAACATTTTGCTtcttctatgcgtgtgtgtatgtgtgtgtgtgagtatgtgtgtgtgtgtgcatgtgggggattgtgtgcgtgtgtgtgtgtgtgtgtgcatgtgggggattgtgtgtgtgtgcgtgtgtgcgtgtgtgggggggattgtgtgtgtgtgtgtgtgtgtgtgtgtgtgtgtgtgtgtgtgtgtgtgtgtgtgtgtgtgtgtgtgtgtgtgtgtgtgtgtgtgtgtgtgtgtgtgtgtgtgtgtgtgtgtgtgtgtgggggggattgtgtgtgtgtgtgtgtgtgtgtgtgtgtctttgcccaCCGGTTccttgttggggcagctgttgAAGAACTCAGAGTCAGATATGGGATCTGACTGGTAGGACTGCAGCAGGTTAAGTCGGAGTCCTGTTGGTGGTTCGTTTGTCATCTTTACACCATTCTGGAGAATAGTCACTGGGAACTAATGCAGGAAGCAAAGAGGGGTCAATATGAATGCAATTAAATGGAAGGACTTATGTAGAGCATTTGTGCTTCATTGACAATTTAACAACTAAAACGACTGTTAAATGAATCCATTGATATATTGACAATATCATAATGGAGATTCAAGATCAAAAATGGAATTGCTGGAGAACTGTAAGAGACCACAGAATATATTTTGCTCCTGCAACCGCAGAGTTTTTAATGGTGTAGGCATCAAAAAGCTGAGGACAGCCTCAACAAATCCTCCCACGATCTGAGATAAGCCTTACATAAGATAAGATGTACTTAAATAATCCCACACTGGAAATCCAAGTGACACAGCAGAGATAACAAGAGAAAAATACTATTCCTAgagataattaaataataataagaaaaaagaCTCCCACCTTGGGTGAGGGGTAGCTGGTGAGCCACAGACGGAAGTTGGGGTGACAAGTGTCAGGAGTGAAGTCCTCGCATATCTTCTCTAAGGTGGACATCCAAGACACTGCCAGGTGACAGTTCTGCAGACACACCCAGGTACCTTCTTTCATGGATGCGAATATCATTTTGGCCGCGATGGGACCCTGTCCCTGACCGAGAGAGATGGACTGGAATTTGGCCCCACCCATGCTCTTGTCATTGGCAAACTTCAGCAGGCCTGGAGAGGAAGACGGATGTTCCCATATGGTTAGCAACCAGCCATGGGTAACATCTATGAAGGGTCTTCTACATTTTTCAAACAGTCTTAAAAATACGACGCAGTATTTTGCTCTTCAAATGACATTAGTTGAACCCATTGACCTTTCCGTATAAGCACCAGACCACATAGACACTTAACAAGGGTttggtgtgtgattgtatgtctGGCTGTTTTTGTTTCCTCAGGACTCCAAGCCTCCAGCCTTTGAACACAGGTTAAGGGAGCCAGTAGCATTAACTTGTCAAATGTCAAACCATTAAGTGACCCAGGTATGTTATAATGATGTTAGAACCATTCTGTCGGGATCGGACTACACAAACGCAGTCCAACATGTAGGGTGCCTGTCTCCGGTCCAGCGTGACGGTCTAATGTGTAGCATGCCTCCAGACTTAGTCACCGCAAGATTCAATGACTTAATAATCACCAAACTTGATCCTGGCTTTATTACGAATTTAAACGTGGTATTAAATAGGTTCTAACATCAATTCAAAAGGGTTATCTGGGTGTTAGCGCGCCACCTACTGGCCATGGGGTCAGCTCCCGGAGAAAGCACAAACACCAGGGGCACGGTGCAGTTGGAGTCCAGGTAGCTTTTGCTCAGGTCAAAGGGCGGTGGCTCCACAAACATTTTCCCCAGTTTCTTGGTCACGTAGTTGGAGACGGCCGGGATGATCTTATCAGGCCGGAGGCAGCGGAAGATGATCATCTTCTGGAGGGTGTTTAAGCTGTCCGCCCAGGGTCTGGGCAGACGGGCGTTGTAGGGCTCCTTGCTGTCGTAAATGGTCTTAAAGCTGTCCGAGTTGTCTAGGAACGCCTCTCTATGTGTACGGAGGGGAGGGACAGTGAGGTGGTAAATAAAGAGAGGGTGTTGCATTGAGTAAATGCTACCCAATAGTTTCCAGTGTATTGTGCAGATTGGGCAGGATTATATTTCACAGGAGGCCTTACTTGATTCCAGCCAGTCCTGGTTGCTCGCTGGCTCTGCAGATCTCATCCCAGCTCTTCTCCTGCAGCCAGGAGGGGTCCGGGTTGGGGGTTGCGTTTGTTAGGCCGACGCCTCCAGTCAGCAAGAACATCAAGTCTCCGTACTCTATCTCCTTCTTTGCTCTAAATGGACATTATAGTTTTGCAAATCAATATACTTTTGGCAAGCCTAGGGATAGCTCTAACATCAAGAGACTTTTTCCGCTGCATAACACTTACAGGAGAAGGTTGGAGCAGAGCAGGAAGGAGAAAAGCAGTTTATCCTTCTCGAACAGTGAGCGACACACGTTGCAGTACAGATTGTAAGTAAAGTGATCAATCAGGTATCTCAGCCGCTTCTCCAAGATCGAGGACTTGTTGCTAAGTGAGTAGAGGAAAACATAACAATTTATGAAACGGATATCTAGAATGGAAATATGCAATGGATCTTCATTTTCTTTGTGGAAAGTACTTATTTTTGAGAATAGATGTGCTCTTAAACCCTTCGATTCCATCCTTGACCACCTTTATTAAACACCCTAGTCGGCTAATTTAACTTTTTGACCACCCAATTAACACATTGAACATATGGCATTCAAAGCCTTGTGAGCAACTCACCTGTCCTGTATGGAGCTGATGTAAAGGTTAACaaaccaggagagagagtaCTGGTACATGGGATCTATGTTAGCCAGGTCGGCGATGCTGAAGAACAGAATAGAGGAGTGTTTGGCAATGGCCCTGTAGCCCTCTCTGGACTCAGCGATCTTGATCTCAGTCTTCTCAGCTATCTGGGCGGTTTGAAAACCAAAAACGGAAAACAATTAGGATGCCTTAAGATTCAGACACAAATCCTTGATAACACATCAGGtgccctttctccctctctctaggtCGGAGCTGCACTGG encodes:
- the asb14b gene encoding dynein axonemal heavy chain 12 isoform X1, which codes for MNREKKHDDNYDSDLDEDEATQYIIEQSLIQYRKLKGLSPGDLKVSEDPEELFRAIKEGDEEALKRLTIQPKALSKVDERGWIPLHEAAVQGSREILEVIFSGSSQGACQCRTLKGETPLFLAVVYGLRGNATFLIQNGCDPDLQNDEQDSPLVAAILNDQYDLATLLLRYNANVDQTGPLERTALHESAFLGLENFVHLLLESGANPNAFDIKRKTPLALAVQNGHLNVVEILLQKGAHVNYGSESEFGTVLFDAAASGNPDIVSTLLDHGADANIALDSGHLPIHRTAYHGHILALEQLIPVTKMEAVKESGMSPLHSAAAGGHALCIEALLRAGHDPNTMLHQRVRRNYDDERRSALYFAVANNDLQCARQLLEAGAMVNQDPVSCLQVALRQGNYEMINALLKAGANVNYYSRVNSTHFPSAVQYALKDEVMLRMILNHGYDVKRCFDCPYGGGSHDYTPWTSSSVVKDMMFCEVITVHWLKQLAGQVVRMMLEYTDHVSFCTKLRDTLQEQKQWEEICHMQRNPRGLKHLCRLRIRGYLSQLRLRSPVFISYLPLPPRLRDYLLYKEYDVYGRGSMVGP
- the asb14b gene encoding dynein axonemal heavy chain 12 isoform X2, whose amino-acid sequence is MNREKKHDDNYDSDLDEDEATQYIIEQSLIQYRKLKGLSPGDLKVSEDPEELFRAIKEGDEEALKRLTIQPKALSKVDERGWIPLHEAAVQGSREILEVIFSGSSQGACQCRTLKGETPLFLAVVYGLRGNATFLIQNGCDPDLQNDEQDSPLVAAILNDQYDLATLLLRYNANVDQTGPLERTALHESAFLGLENFVHLLLESGANPNAFDIKRKTPLALAVQNGHLNVVEILLQKGAHVNYGSESEFGTVLFDAAASGNPDIVSTLLDHGADANIALDSGHLPIHRTAYHGHILALEQLIPVTKMEAVKESGMSPLHSAAAGGHALCIEALLRAGHDPNTMLHQRVRRNYDDERRSALYFAVANNDLQCARQLLEAGAMVNQDPVSCLQVALRQGNYEMINALLKAGANVNYYSRVNSTHFPSAVQYALKDEVMLRMILNHGYDVKRCFDCPYGGGSHDYTPWTSSSVVKDMMLAGQVVRMMLEYTDHVSFCTKLRDTLQEQKQWEEICHMQRNPRGLKHLCRLRIRGYLSQLRLRSPVFISYLPLPPRLRDYLLYKEYDVYGRGSMVGP
- the asb14b gene encoding ankyrin repeat and SOCS box protein 14 isoform X3, which gives rise to MNREKKHDDNYDSDLDEDEATQYIIEQSLIQYRKLKGLSPGDLKVSEDPEELFRAIKEGDEEALKRLTIQPKALSKVDERGWIPLHEAAVQGSREILEVIFSGSSQGACQCRTLKGETPLFLAVVYGLRGNATFLIQNGCDPDLQNDEQDSPLVAAILNDQYDLATLLLRYNANVDQTGPLERTALHESAFLGLENFVHLLLESGANPNAFDIKRKTPLALAVQNGHLNVVEILLQKGAHVNYGSESEFGTVLFDAAASGNPDIVSTLLDHGADANIALDSGHLPIHRTAYHGHILALEQLIPVTKMEAVKESGMSPLHSAAAGGHALCIEALLRAGHDPNTMLHQRVRRNYDDERRSALYFAVANNDLQCARQLLEAGAMVNQDPVSCLQVALRQGNYEMINALLKAGANVNYYSRVNSTHFPSAVQYALKDEVMLRMILNHGYDVKRCFDCPYGGGSHDYTPWTSSSVVKDMMETQEA